CTACCTATTTTCTATACTGGTTGGAATGCCAGTAGGTTTTATTCTACTTCCATCTATGTTAACCAAGCGTTATCAACTTTGCCAGGAGCTATCGGAAGTAAAGTTCAGTTGGAAAAGTTTTGTTTTGCTGGCTATTGCAATTTTCCTGATCAATTTCTGGTTTATTCAAAGTGAAGAATATGTCAATCAATTTATTATTGCGACTTGTGAAGAATTCTTGTTCCGTTATCTTATCTACCGTATTCTAAAAAGTGAATACCCTACTTGGCTAGCTATGTTGGTCACTTCTCTCTTGTTTGGAGTTTTGCTACATATGAATTATCCATTGTTGGATAATCTAATCATTCGAACTCCATTAGGTTTATTGTTCTCTGTATTAGCTACACGTTTTGGATTGCAGTATGCTATCGGAGGACATTGGATCTACAATCTGTTGGTTTCGAGATTTCCATTTTAATTGTGAGGGTTATGATGATATTTATTCTACTATTGAGTTTATTTTATATTTGTTTGACAGTTGTTAGTTCGCAACTACTGTTAAGCCTTTCGGTTCCTATTTTGCTATTGTTGACCTATTTGCTACCACCCATTGTCAATTCAATCTGTCTAGGATTGCAAAAGGATAATTCTTGGAAAGCATGGTCAGCAGGCATTTTTCCAACAATGTCAATGATATTTTATGCTGCTTTTGCCTACATTACGAGTAGCAATGGTCAGTGGGCTCAGTTTTCTCAACTGAATACAGTTTCAGACGATGTCATGAGTGTCGAGGTAGCTAGTAATCTGTTAGCTCCATCACAAATACTATTTGTTGCTGTAGTGTACTATGGCATAGCTTTTGCTACATATTTTATTCAACAAACAGGTCGTCAGAAAGAAAAAGGAGTTATTTATGCTTAAAATCAATCATTTATCAAAGCAGTTTGCAGGAAACGAATTTTACTCACTAAAAGATGTGAGTTTAGAGATCAATAAGGGCGAGATTGTTGGTCTGATTGGGAAAAATGGAGCTGGAAAATCCACGCTCATGAAATTAATGGCCAAGTCCCTAAAACCAAGTTCAGGAACCATTACTTATAAGGGTACGGATATTTTTAGTCAGGATAATTTGTTGGCAGATTTTGGGATTATGATTGATCCAGTCTTCTATCCAGAAATGACCGTTATGGACAATCTTAAGTTTTATTTGGACCTGCATGGGAAAAAAGAGCTCTATCCAAATATTGAGAAGACTTTGAAATTGGTAGAGTTATGGGATGCTCGTAATCGGAAACCAAAGGGATTCTCGTTTGGTATGAAACAACGGACTGCTTTGGCGATTGCCTTGGTTGCGGAGCCAGATTTCCTTATCTTAGATGAGCCGTTTGTGGGCTTGGACCCGATTGGTGTTCAGAAATTGATTGATATTTTGAAGCAGTGGTCGAGTGAGCGACAAATTTCCATGTTGATTTCGAGTCACCAACTAGGTGAGCTGGAGGCCTTGTGCAGTCGCTATGTCTATATCGAATCGGGAGAATTGGCAGAGGCTTTTGAAGGCAAATCTCATCCAAGCGTACTCGTGCAGTTGGATACGACTAAAAAACTAGATTCTGTAGAGGCTTTGCTCAATGACCATGTGGTGCTAGAGGGGGAAGTGTTAGAGATTTCCACTGCTACACCTACAAGTGAGCTAAATCGGATTTTTGGTGTGCTGGCTCGTCAAGAATTGATTGTGAAACTAGAAGTGAAAGAGAATCACTTGAAAGAAATCTTTACGAAAGGGTAGTGAGTATGAAGCAAATTTTTCCAGCTATCTTTAGAACGATTTGGAAGCGAAAGGAGACGCAGATTTATCTCCTGTTCACTTTGTTTCCTCTTATTTATATGGCCGCTTCATTTATTGAAGGGTCGAATTTTATGCAAATTCATGCTAGTGAGGGGTTGGTTAGCCTTGTTGCCTTTACGAATATGATGATGAGCTCTGTGGATAGTTTTATTCTTCCTAGTTTGACCCTGTATTTCTTGGCTATCTCTGTCTTTAGGAAAGAAGTAGATGAACATACCATGTTTTTATACAGAGATCTTGGGCGGAAACAGATTTTCTGGTCTAAATATTTGGGTCTCTTAGCAACAATTGTTATTTTCTATGGCTTCTTCCTTGCGACATCTGCATTTGTACATTATGTTCGAGTAATTCACCTGCCTTTTGGTAGTCCGTCCGTTTTTGATACTAGTTTGGCAGAGAGTTTGAGTAATGTGTTTTGTATTGTCGCTTATTTACTAAAAGATATTTTATCGGTTAGTTTGGTAACTGCTCTTTGTTTGTATCTGAAAAATATTACCACAATGGTCACAGGATTCTTGGTGACGATTACGATGATGATTTTAGCAGTTGTTGGCGGTCCAGTTGCGATGATTTTTCCAACTAGTTATATGCCTTTAGCGAGCGACGGTCTAACAGGAGTGGGACTTGCTTACTTAGGAGCTATTGGTGTGACGCTTGTTTACGCACTCGTATTTACTAAAATTGCTGCGAAAAAATTCAAGAATTTGGAGTTCTAGGTATGAATAGAAGACTCGTCGGAGTGTTATTGAAGTCGCTAAATAAAACGATGTTCCTATTTGGAATAGTGCTGAGTGCTCTTGGGGTTGGAATGGGCTTGTTCCTTCCCCAGTTTATTGGTCAGTTGCTAGATCAAACCTATTTAAGCAATCTATTAACACGACCAGCATTGCTGGCTGGTTTCATCCTTTTCTTTGTATCGGTTTATACGGTACAAGCTCTATCCAATTATTTCATCGGGCGTAGCGGTAGTAATGCACTCAAACAGTTGCAACAATTTATTTATGAATCCTTGTTGACCACATCTGTAAAGGACTTGGATCAGTACCAATCAGGCGATCTTGCCAGTCGTTTGACCAATGATATGTCGGTTGTTCTGAACTTCATCACCGTTATTCTTCCAAATTTCTTGATGAATGGTTTGATGGTTGTCGGGTCAATTTATTTTCTGTGGACCATTAGTCCGTGGCTCACAGGTCTTAGTCTCTTGTTGCTTCCTTTGTTGTCAATGGTTATGATTCCAATGAATCAGCGACTGGAAGGTTACTACTCTGCTTATCAAGAGGGATTAGGGCAGGTTTCTAGTAGAATTAGTCATAAATTTACAACGATTCGTTTGATGAAGGCCTTTCAG
This region of Streptococcus suis genomic DNA includes:
- a CDS encoding CPBP family intramembrane glutamic endopeptidase produces the protein MVIRYIRPVALSIALIILASISYLLATSMVLFSPSQFLQVAYLFSILVGMPVGFILLPSMLTKRYQLCQELSEVKFSWKSFVLLAIAIFLINFWFIQSEEYVNQFIIATCEEFLFRYLIYRILKSEYPTWLAMLVTSLLFGVLLHMNYPLLDNLIIRTPLGLLFSVLATRFGLQYAIGGHWIYNLLVSRFPF
- a CDS encoding Msa family membrane protein, encoding MIFILLLSLFYICLTVVSSQLLLSLSVPILLLLTYLLPPIVNSICLGLQKDNSWKAWSAGIFPTMSMIFYAAFAYITSSNGQWAQFSQLNTVSDDVMSVEVASNLLAPSQILFVAVVYYGIAFATYFIQQTGRQKEKGVIYA
- a CDS encoding ABC transporter ATP-binding protein, whose product is MLKINHLSKQFAGNEFYSLKDVSLEINKGEIVGLIGKNGAGKSTLMKLMAKSLKPSSGTITYKGTDIFSQDNLLADFGIMIDPVFYPEMTVMDNLKFYLDLHGKKELYPNIEKTLKLVELWDARNRKPKGFSFGMKQRTALAIALVAEPDFLILDEPFVGLDPIGVQKLIDILKQWSSERQISMLISSHQLGELEALCSRYVYIESGELAEAFEGKSHPSVLVQLDTTKKLDSVEALLNDHVVLEGEVLEISTATPTSELNRIFGVLARQELIVKLEVKENHLKEIFTKG